A section of the Pimelobacter simplex genome encodes:
- a CDS encoding heavy-metal-associated domain-containing protein, which translates to MSTTQTFTVTGMTCGHCVASVTEEVQEIAGVENVAVDLPTGAVTIISAAPLDETAVKAAVEEAGYQLA; encoded by the coding sequence ATGAGCACCACCCAGACCTTCACCGTCACCGGCATGACCTGCGGCCACTGCGTCGCCTCCGTCACCGAGGAGGTGCAGGAGATCGCCGGCGTCGAGAACGTCGCGGTCGACCTGCCCACCGGTGCGGTCACGATCATCAGCGCCGCCCCCCTCGACGAGACCGCCGTCAAGGCCGCCGTCGAGGAGGCCGGCTACCAGCTCGCATGA
- a CDS encoding metal-sensitive transcriptional regulator, with protein sequence MAHTDAGTENEHSYIANRTKDDYLKRLRRIEGQARGLQRMVEEEKYCIDILTQVSAMTKALQSVALGLLDEHMAHCVVNAAKEGGEEADIKLKEASDAIARLVRS encoded by the coding sequence ATGGCACACACCGACGCCGGCACGGAGAACGAGCACAGCTACATCGCGAACCGGACCAAGGACGACTACCTCAAGCGGCTGCGCCGCATCGAGGGCCAGGCGCGGGGTCTGCAGCGGATGGTCGAGGAGGAGAAGTACTGCATCGACATCCTCACGCAGGTCTCCGCCATGACGAAGGCGCTCCAGTCCGTCGCCCTGGGCCTGCTCGACGAGCACATGGCGCACTGCGTGGTCAACGCCGCCAAGGAAGGCGGTGAGGAGGCCGACATCAAGCTCAAGGAGGCCTCCGACGCCATCGCCCGCCTCGTCCGTTCCTGA
- a CDS encoding MFS transporter, with amino-acid sequence MSVTTAPATDRRWLGLAVIAAAQFMVIMDTSIIGVALPEMQRELGFTPENLSWVFNAYVVAFGGLLLLGGKISDVLGARTVFSAGWVVLAAGSLVAALAGKVEVELAGRAIQGAGAALIAPAALTLLMMLFGNNPRELTKALALYGAAAPAGGTAGVFLGGVITEYLSWPWVFAINLPIAVLILALVPASMPAGRFPGSRRVDLVGAVTVTAGLAALVYAVVQAPEVGWGAARTWWVLGAGVVLLAAFVAQQARGSEPLLRLGIFKAPDLAAANLGQLLLGAAWIPMWFFLNLYLQQVLGLSAFPSGAALLPMTLLIMVGMVVLAPRVLAVVGVRTATVTGLALLAVGMAWLALIRPDGSYAADVLPASLVAALGMSLAFIPTLGTAISAAPPEEGGLASGIVNTSYQIGSALGLAVMTAVAAAYGAGKLGDPVALTDGYSAAFVGAAIVAGVGAVATGVLLRGKGADA; translated from the coding sequence ATGTCAGTCACCACCGCGCCGGCGACGGACCGTCGCTGGCTCGGGCTCGCGGTCATCGCCGCGGCCCAATTCATGGTCATCATGGACACCTCGATCATCGGCGTGGCGCTGCCGGAGATGCAGCGCGAGCTGGGCTTCACGCCCGAGAACCTGTCCTGGGTCTTCAACGCGTACGTCGTCGCCTTCGGCGGTCTGCTGCTGCTCGGCGGCAAGATCTCCGACGTCCTCGGCGCCCGCACCGTCTTCTCCGCCGGCTGGGTCGTCCTCGCCGCCGGATCGCTCGTCGCCGCCCTCGCCGGCAAGGTCGAGGTCGAGCTCGCCGGCCGCGCCATCCAGGGCGCCGGCGCCGCACTCATCGCGCCCGCCGCGCTGACCCTGCTGATGATGCTGTTCGGCAACAACCCCCGCGAGCTCACCAAGGCGCTCGCGCTCTACGGCGCGGCCGCGCCCGCGGGCGGTACCGCCGGCGTCTTCCTCGGCGGCGTCATCACCGAGTACCTCAGCTGGCCGTGGGTCTTCGCGATCAACCTCCCCATCGCGGTACTGATCCTGGCGCTCGTCCCGGCCTCGATGCCGGCCGGCCGCTTCCCCGGCTCGCGCCGCGTCGACCTCGTCGGCGCCGTCACCGTCACCGCCGGCCTCGCCGCCCTCGTGTACGCCGTCGTCCAGGCGCCCGAGGTGGGCTGGGGTGCCGCCCGCACCTGGTGGGTGCTCGGCGCGGGCGTCGTCCTGCTCGCCGCGTTCGTGGCCCAGCAGGCCCGTGGCAGCGAGCCGCTCCTGCGCCTCGGCATCTTCAAGGCTCCCGATCTCGCCGCCGCCAACCTCGGCCAGCTGCTCCTCGGCGCCGCATGGATCCCGATGTGGTTCTTCCTGAACCTCTACCTCCAGCAGGTGCTCGGCCTCAGCGCCTTCCCGAGCGGGGCCGCGCTGCTCCCGATGACGCTGCTCATCATGGTCGGCATGGTCGTGCTCGCTCCCCGGGTGCTCGCCGTCGTCGGCGTGCGGACCGCGACCGTCACCGGCCTGGCGCTCCTCGCCGTGGGCATGGCCTGGCTCGCGCTGATCCGGCCCGACGGCTCCTACGCCGCCGATGTCCTCCCGGCGTCGCTGGTCGCCGCCCTCGGCATGTCCCTCGCCTTCATCCCGACCCTCGGCACGGCGATCTCGGCCGCGCCGCCCGAGGAGGGCGGACTCGCCTCCGGCATCGTCAACACCAGCTACCAGATCGGCTCGGCCCTCGGCCTCGCCGTGATGACGGCGGTCGCCGCGGCCTACGGTGCCGGCAAGCTCGGCGACCCGGTGGCGCTGACCGACGGCTACTCCGCGGCCTTTGTCGGCGCCGCGATCGTGGCCGGCGTCGGTGCCGTGGCCACCGGGGTGCTGCTGCGCGGCAAGGGGGCGGACGCGTGA
- a CDS encoding GNAT family N-acetyltransferase: MADLGSPRIRRRRAADLPALAGVLFEQQPETRYPYRDPLPIPVESFLHADDARAAWTAEFGGRPVGHVCWTAPDRSSEASEPSELNRAAAAAHGCAVDDLGWVSTLFVGPEARGYGVGRRLLDTAVAGIREAGRRPCLEVLPLHAAAERLYRSAGWVEAARLPASWAPPDLPVVVMVLLGSGAAEPELGRTRRAVGDVRPGRGEQA, encoded by the coding sequence ATGGCGGACCTCGGCTCACCCCGGATCCGCCGCCGCCGTGCTGCTGACCTCCCGGCGCTCGCCGGCGTCCTCTTCGAGCAGCAGCCGGAGACCCGCTATCCCTATCGCGACCCGCTGCCGATCCCCGTGGAGTCCTTCCTCCACGCGGACGACGCCCGGGCAGCGTGGACGGCCGAGTTCGGCGGCCGTCCGGTGGGCCACGTCTGCTGGACGGCGCCCGACCGATCGTCCGAGGCGTCCGAGCCGTCCGAGCTGAACCGCGCAGCGGCCGCCGCGCACGGCTGCGCGGTCGACGACCTGGGGTGGGTGAGCACGCTCTTCGTGGGCCCCGAGGCGCGCGGGTACGGCGTCGGCCGGCGGCTGCTCGACACGGCCGTCGCCGGCATCCGGGAGGCGGGCCGGCGGCCGTGCCTCGAGGTGCTGCCGCTGCACGCGGCGGCGGAGCGGCTCTACCGGTCCGCCGGCTGGGTCGAGGCGGCGCGCCTGCCGGCGTCCTGGGCGCCGCCGGACCTGCCCGTGGTGGTGATGGTGCTGCTCGGGTCAGGCGCCGCCGAACCCGAGCTCGGCCGGACTCGTCGCGCCGTCGGCGATGTCCGGCCGGGGCGGGGCGAGCAGGCGTAG
- a CDS encoding cation diffusion facilitator family transporter, translated as MTTRWGHGHGHGHGHGHGHAGLASAAESSSLGIRAAWIGLAGMTATAAAQVAIVAISGSAALLADTVHNLGHAATTIPLIIAFRIGRRPSSRRYPYGLRRAEDLVGLLIALIVALSAAWIIVDSFDALLHPRRIEHLGWVFAAGVVGFAGNEAVAVHRIRAGRRIGSAALIAEGQHARADGLSSIAVVAGVVGVWSGVARADAIAGLLVGLMILGVLVATLRSVVRRLMDGVEDDVITRLTTAADAVPGVAGVDRVRARWTGHRMEGDVVVQVDPALTVSAAHDVTEEVERALLRVLPNLESAVVHVRPLGTP; from the coding sequence ATGACGACGCGCTGGGGGCACGGCCATGGACACGGGCACGGGCACGGGCACGGCCATGCCGGGCTGGCGAGCGCCGCGGAGAGCAGCAGCCTCGGCATCCGGGCGGCCTGGATCGGCCTGGCCGGGATGACCGCGACCGCGGCCGCCCAGGTGGCGATCGTCGCGATCTCCGGCTCGGCCGCGCTGCTGGCCGACACCGTGCACAACCTCGGGCACGCGGCGACGACGATCCCGCTGATCATCGCCTTCCGGATCGGCCGGCGGCCCAGCTCGCGGCGCTATCCCTACGGCCTGCGCCGCGCGGAGGACCTGGTCGGCCTGCTCATCGCGCTCATCGTCGCGCTGTCGGCGGCCTGGATCATCGTCGACTCGTTCGACGCCCTGCTCCACCCGCGCCGCATCGAGCACCTGGGCTGGGTGTTCGCGGCGGGCGTGGTCGGCTTCGCCGGCAACGAGGCGGTCGCGGTCCACCGGATCCGGGCGGGACGGCGGATCGGCTCAGCCGCCCTCATCGCCGAGGGCCAGCACGCCCGGGCCGACGGCCTCAGCTCGATCGCGGTCGTGGCCGGTGTCGTCGGCGTCTGGTCCGGCGTCGCCCGGGCGGACGCGATCGCCGGGCTGCTGGTGGGGCTGATGATCCTGGGCGTGCTCGTCGCCACCCTGCGCTCCGTCGTACGACGGCTCATGGACGGCGTCGAGGACGACGTCATCACGCGGCTGACCACGGCGGCCGACGCCGTCCCGGGGGTCGCGGGCGTCGACCGGGTGCGGGCGCGCTGGACGGGACACCGGATGGAGGGCGATGTCGTCGTCCAGGTGGACCCGGCCCTGACGGTGTCTGCCGCCCACGACGTCACCGAGGAGGTAGAGCGGGCGCTGCTGCGGGTGCTTCCCAACCTGGAGTCGGCCGTGGTCCACGTGCGCCCGCTGGGGACACCCTGA
- a CDS encoding ArsR/SmtB family transcription factor: MGHAEDRSEPRPLDAAAAKSLATTLQALATPSRLLILDRLRRGPATVTELVDAIGMEQPAVSQQLRVLRNLGLVTGNREGRSIVYELYDDHVSALLDQAIYHGEHLRLGLPASPRSAPA, from the coding sequence GTGGGACATGCCGAGGACCGCAGCGAGCCGCGTCCGCTCGACGCCGCCGCGGCGAAGTCGCTGGCGACCACGCTCCAGGCGCTGGCCACGCCGAGCCGGCTGCTCATCCTCGACCGGCTGCGGCGCGGCCCGGCGACGGTGACCGAGCTCGTCGACGCGATCGGCATGGAGCAGCCGGCCGTCTCCCAGCAGCTGCGCGTGCTGCGCAACCTCGGCCTGGTCACGGGCAACCGCGAGGGCCGCAGCATCGTCTACGAGCTCTACGACGACCACGTCTCCGCGCTGCTCGACCAGGCGATCTACCACGGGGAGCACCTGCGGCTGGGCCTGCCGGCTAGCCCGCGTTCAGCACCTGCTTGA
- a CDS encoding acyl-CoA synthetase, whose translation MRLVDYLDKGASLGGDAACLVCDGRTWTYDEVRDLAGRIASALVGRGVAPGEKVAILASNDPVAFTCVFGISRAGAVWCPINPRNEAAENRDLLALFECTTLIFQSSYAGLVDQIRDDLPNVRTFVCLDGSYEGALGWDDFLAFGGEEVDHPADDDLAMIVGTGGTTGRPKGVMLTGTNIETMTALTLMSYPWPERPARPTYLALAPLTHAAGVLCFPVLAAGGSVVIMRTPDVSAFLELVAAERVTHTFLPPTLIYMVLDHPALETTDLSSLQCFWYGAAPMSSRRLEEALTRIGPVMAQLFGQTEAPMMISTMSPRDHFRADGSVAHERLSSAGRPAPLVTVSIMGEDGRLLPAGERGEIVVRSSLVMRGYFRNPEATAEASAYGWHHTGDIGYLSTEPGDEGFLHIVDRAKDMVITGGFNVYSTEVEQALMAHPAVADCAVIGLPDDKWGERLTAVLQLRPGQTVTPAEVQAFVKERIGSVKTPKQVEVWDDLPRSKVGKVLKTEIKQVLNAG comes from the coding sequence GTGCGGCTGGTCGACTACCTCGACAAGGGCGCGTCGCTGGGGGGCGACGCGGCCTGCCTGGTCTGCGACGGGCGGACGTGGACCTACGACGAGGTCCGCGACCTCGCCGGACGGATCGCGTCCGCCCTCGTGGGGCGGGGTGTCGCGCCCGGTGAGAAGGTCGCGATCCTCGCGTCCAACGACCCGGTCGCGTTCACCTGCGTCTTCGGGATCAGCCGCGCCGGTGCGGTCTGGTGCCCCATCAACCCGCGCAACGAGGCCGCGGAGAACCGCGACCTGCTGGCGCTCTTCGAGTGCACGACGCTGATCTTCCAGTCGTCGTACGCCGGGCTGGTGGACCAGATCCGCGACGACCTGCCGAACGTGCGCACCTTCGTGTGCCTCGACGGGTCGTACGAAGGAGCGCTCGGGTGGGACGACTTCCTCGCGTTCGGGGGCGAGGAGGTCGACCACCCGGCCGACGACGACCTGGCGATGATCGTCGGCACGGGCGGCACCACCGGGCGGCCCAAGGGCGTCATGCTCACCGGCACCAACATCGAGACGATGACGGCGCTCACGCTGATGAGCTACCCGTGGCCGGAGCGGCCCGCGCGGCCGACGTACCTCGCGCTGGCGCCGCTGACCCATGCCGCCGGCGTGCTGTGCTTCCCGGTCCTCGCCGCGGGCGGCTCGGTCGTCATCATGCGGACGCCCGACGTCAGCGCCTTCCTCGAGCTGGTCGCGGCGGAGCGGGTGACCCACACGTTCCTGCCGCCGACGCTGATCTACATGGTGCTCGACCACCCGGCCCTGGAGACGACGGACCTCTCCTCCCTCCAGTGCTTCTGGTACGGCGCCGCGCCCATGTCGTCGCGCCGGCTGGAGGAGGCGCTCACCCGGATCGGCCCGGTCATGGCCCAGCTCTTCGGCCAGACCGAGGCGCCGATGATGATCTCCACGATGTCCCCGCGCGACCACTTCCGTGCCGACGGCTCGGTCGCCCACGAACGGCTGTCATCAGCGGGGCGGCCCGCACCGCTGGTGACGGTCTCCATCATGGGCGAGGACGGCAGGCTGCTGCCCGCCGGCGAGCGCGGCGAGATCGTGGTCCGCAGCTCGCTGGTGATGCGCGGCTACTTCCGCAACCCGGAGGCGACGGCCGAGGCGTCGGCGTACGGCTGGCACCACACGGGCGACATCGGCTACCTCAGCACCGAGCCCGGGGACGAGGGCTTCCTGCACATCGTCGACCGGGCCAAGGACATGGTGATCACCGGCGGCTTCAACGTCTACTCGACCGAGGTCGAGCAGGCGCTGATGGCGCACCCGGCCGTCGCCGACTGCGCCGTGATCGGGCTGCCCGACGACAAGTGGGGCGAGCGGCTCACCGCCGTCCTGCAGCTGCGGCCGGGGCAGACGGTGACGCCCGCGGAGGTGCAGGCGTTCGTCAAGGAGCGGATCGGCAGCGTCAAGACGCCCAAGCAGGTGGAGGTCTGGGACGACCTGCCGCGCTCCAAGGTCGGCAAGGTGCTCAAGACCGAGATCAAGCAGGTGCTGAACGCGGGCTAG
- a CDS encoding DUF5938 domain-containing protein, with the protein MADNTADKKPVIVYGASGYTGRLICEYLREFGVPFIAAGRSADKLKASMDANVPGIETADYDIVEVGHDVASLTELFSGASVVCNTVGPFSKYGPEVVEACLAAGTHYLDTTGEQDWLITCDDRWGADFAAAGLLLSPGIAQMYTTGEIAAELCLEKPGLDTLDIAVFWGGSPTIASTQTILVNAATSRAHYLQQNQYAEFDPTQGLVPLVVPGQHELALSLPWGGTSHPVWYRKDPRVANCKAQGGVFNAALMNGVPQIVAGALEATKDMSEDERDQALTATAAQVMNQMPPRENPRLNKSLDSVHASGPLGRAHCVIHGNQNYKQTGLLQAYAAYSLLQQPPLRVGFASGCKAFGHRELLGQLRAFGLVAEPVLTVEG; encoded by the coding sequence ATGGCTGACAACACCGCCGACAAGAAGCCCGTCATCGTCTACGGCGCCTCCGGCTACACCGGGCGGCTGATCTGCGAGTACCTGCGCGAGTTCGGCGTCCCGTTCATCGCCGCCGGCCGATCGGCCGACAAGCTCAAGGCCTCGATGGACGCCAACGTGCCCGGCATCGAGACCGCCGACTACGACATCGTCGAGGTCGGCCACGACGTCGCCTCGCTCACCGAGCTCTTCAGCGGTGCCTCCGTGGTGTGCAACACGGTCGGCCCGTTCAGCAAGTACGGCCCCGAGGTGGTCGAGGCCTGCCTCGCCGCGGGCACCCACTACCTCGACACCACCGGCGAGCAGGACTGGCTCATCACCTGCGACGACCGGTGGGGCGCGGACTTCGCCGCCGCCGGGCTGCTGCTCTCGCCCGGCATCGCGCAGATGTACACGACCGGCGAGATCGCCGCCGAGCTGTGCCTGGAGAAGCCGGGCCTCGACACCCTCGACATCGCCGTCTTCTGGGGCGGTTCGCCGACGATCGCGTCGACCCAGACGATCCTCGTCAACGCCGCCACGTCGCGGGCGCACTACCTCCAGCAGAACCAGTACGCCGAGTTCGACCCCACCCAGGGCCTGGTCCCGCTCGTCGTCCCGGGGCAGCACGAGCTCGCGCTCTCGCTGCCGTGGGGCGGCACCTCGCACCCGGTCTGGTACCGCAAGGACCCGCGGGTCGCGAACTGCAAGGCCCAGGGCGGCGTCTTCAACGCGGCGCTGATGAACGGCGTCCCCCAGATCGTGGCGGGTGCGCTCGAGGCGACCAAGGACATGTCGGAGGACGAGCGCGACCAGGCGCTGACCGCGACCGCGGCCCAGGTGATGAACCAGATGCCGCCGCGCGAGAACCCGCGCCTCAACAAGTCGCTCGACTCGGTGCACGCGTCCGGCCCGCTCGGCCGCGCGCACTGCGTCATCCACGGCAACCAGAACTACAAGCAGACCGGGCTCCTGCAGGCCTATGCGGCGTACTCGCTGCTGCAGCAGCCGCCGCTGCGCGTGGGCTTCGCCTCGGGCTGCAAGGCGTTCGGGCACCGGGAGCTGCTCGGTCAGCTGCGCGCGTTCGGGCTCGTCGCCGAGCCGGTGCTCACGGTCGAGGGCTGA
- a CDS encoding SDR family NAD(P)-dependent oxidoreductase — translation MTEAELSGRTALVTGGAQGLGKKFAEHLAAAGATVVVGDLQDDKGQEVAAAVGGHFVHLDVTDDASWAAGVAAAVEHTGGLDIVVNNAGIEIASLFVNLDPDVSRRIFDVNVVGTSLGIKHAFRTMGPGGAAGKGGAVINVASVAAHIAFPALSQYSASKSAVDRITRVAAMEAGKLGLGVRVNCVSPGLIPNEMGAGLANELTGMGLFASPDAAVGQVVELTPSGGLATEEDIAEAVVFLASDRSKFINGVDLSVDGGMGM, via the coding sequence ATGACCGAAGCCGAACTGTCCGGGCGCACGGCGCTCGTCACCGGCGGCGCCCAGGGGCTGGGCAAGAAGTTCGCCGAGCACCTCGCCGCCGCCGGGGCCACGGTCGTGGTCGGCGACCTGCAGGACGACAAGGGTCAGGAGGTGGCCGCCGCGGTCGGGGGCCACTTCGTCCACCTCGACGTCACCGACGACGCCTCGTGGGCGGCCGGCGTCGCCGCCGCCGTCGAGCACACGGGCGGCCTCGACATCGTCGTCAACAACGCCGGCATCGAGATCGCTTCGCTGTTCGTGAACCTCGACCCCGACGTCTCGCGGCGGATCTTCGACGTCAACGTCGTCGGCACCTCGCTCGGCATCAAGCACGCGTTCCGCACCATGGGGCCGGGGGGCGCGGCAGGCAAGGGCGGTGCGGTCATCAACGTCGCCTCGGTCGCCGCGCACATCGCCTTCCCGGCGCTCTCGCAGTACTCGGCGTCGAAGTCGGCCGTCGACCGGATCACCCGGGTGGCCGCGATGGAGGCCGGCAAGCTCGGGCTCGGCGTCCGGGTCAACTGCGTCTCGCCGGGCCTGATCCCCAACGAGATGGGCGCGGGCCTGGCCAACGAGCTGACCGGCATGGGGCTCTTCGCCTCACCCGACGCCGCCGTCGGCCAGGTCGTCGAGCTCACGCCGTCGGGTGGGCTGGCCACCGAGGAGGACATCGCCGAGGCCGTGGTCTTCCTCGCCTCCGACCGCTCGAAGTTCATCAATGGCGTCGACCTGTCGGTCGACGGCGGAATGGGGATGTGA
- a CDS encoding TetR/AcrR family transcriptional regulator: MTTATARRTPADKHDERRRALADSALRTLGELGYARASLREIANNSEFSHGVVHYYFHDKLDLIVYCVRQYKATCVHRYDGVVADATSADELVAAFADKLVETVVDEAPMHRLWYDLRSQSMFEESLREAVLQIDQTLEDMIWRVVSTYAELAGKEPSMTPHVAYGLLDGLFQQALLGYLCDREGVLDDLRAQVHRLMPVLLAP; encoded by the coding sequence ATGACGACAGCGACCGCGCGTCGTACGCCGGCCGACAAGCACGACGAACGGCGGCGTGCCCTCGCCGACTCCGCCCTGCGGACCCTCGGCGAGCTCGGCTACGCCCGCGCCAGCCTGCGCGAGATCGCGAACAACTCCGAGTTCTCCCACGGCGTCGTCCACTACTACTTCCACGACAAGCTCGACCTGATCGTCTACTGCGTGCGCCAGTACAAGGCGACCTGCGTGCACCGCTACGACGGCGTGGTCGCCGACGCGACGAGCGCCGACGAGCTGGTCGCGGCCTTCGCCGACAAGCTCGTCGAGACCGTCGTCGACGAGGCGCCGATGCACCGGCTCTGGTACGACCTGCGCTCCCAGAGCATGTTCGAGGAGAGCCTGCGCGAGGCGGTCCTCCAGATCGACCAGACGCTCGAGGACATGATCTGGCGTGTGGTCAGCACCTACGCCGAGCTCGCCGGCAAGGAGCCGTCGATGACGCCGCACGTCGCCTACGGCCTGCTCGACGGCCTGTTCCAGCAGGCGCTGCTGGGCTACCTGTGCGACCGCGAGGGCGTCCTCGACGACCTGCGTGCCCAGGTGCACCGGCTGATGCCGGTGCTCCTCGCGCCCTGA
- a CDS encoding DUF4241 domain-containing protein, with protein MAASPEARVAQFVADYFARWEEVAPHFETPGVDGFAHWLPALAALEEHHLVPGTDFRIDTSFGRPAPFRPGGETVTAVVTAGDTSTVRAAVDDIFHSIREYVLRRTPQGWLIDHCATYLDDPDLPFLGPEEAAAHLAGCSPTAPLAPLGPDDLRRDPAALFRPGPTRLDDHEGTVEVRPAGTLTTASGALTVVDLGYDNDDARPLARTVAPGTYPVEVSTAFGRNAALRLVIGPGEPVAWHPATVVGGGHVFGVDAGNLCLADYPSYAAVVRRAKEHALEQLARERARPAVRGHAFGDDDRVTAVVADSGWGDGAYPAYWGVDAGGTPVVLVLDFVVLA; from the coding sequence ATGGCAGCCAGCCCCGAGGCCCGGGTCGCGCAGTTCGTCGCGGACTACTTCGCCCGGTGGGAGGAGGTCGCGCCGCACTTCGAGACCCCGGGGGTCGACGGCTTCGCCCACTGGCTGCCCGCCCTCGCCGCGCTGGAGGAGCACCACCTCGTCCCCGGCACGGACTTCCGGATCGACACCAGCTTCGGGCGTCCCGCGCCGTTCCGGCCCGGCGGCGAGACGGTGACGGCGGTCGTCACCGCGGGTGACACCAGCACGGTGCGGGCCGCGGTCGACGACATCTTCCACAGCATCCGCGAGTACGTCCTGCGCCGGACCCCGCAGGGCTGGCTGATCGACCACTGCGCGACCTACCTCGACGACCCCGACCTGCCCTTCCTCGGCCCGGAGGAGGCCGCCGCGCACCTCGCCGGCTGCTCCCCCACGGCACCACTGGCGCCCCTCGGGCCGGACGACCTGCGCCGCGACCCGGCGGCACTGTTCCGGCCCGGTCCGACCCGGCTCGACGACCACGAGGGGACCGTCGAGGTGCGCCCGGCCGGCACGCTGACGACCGCGTCCGGCGCGCTCACGGTGGTCGACCTGGGCTACGACAACGACGACGCGCGACCGCTCGCGCGCACCGTCGCGCCGGGCACCTACCCGGTCGAGGTGAGCACCGCGTTCGGGCGCAATGCCGCACTGCGCCTGGTGATCGGGCCCGGAGAGCCGGTCGCCTGGCACCCCGCGACGGTCGTCGGGGGCGGCCACGTCTTCGGCGTCGACGCCGGGAACCTGTGCCTGGCCGACTACCCGTCGTACGCCGCGGTGGTGCGCCGCGCCAAGGAGCACGCGCTCGAGCAGCTCGCGCGGGAGCGCGCCCGGCCCGCGGTGCGCGGGCACGCCTTCGGCGACGACGACCGGGTCACCGCCGTGGTCGCCGACTCCGGTTGGGGCGACGGCGCCTACCCGGCGTACTGGGGCGTCGACGCCGGCGGGACACCGGTCGTGCTGGTGCTCGACTTCGTGGTGCTGGCCTAG
- a CDS encoding RNA polymerase sigma-70 factor, with the protein MTSRDADPFVTHRNLLFTVAYEMLGSAADAEDVVQETWLRWADVDRTEVRDARAYLVRIVTRQSLNRLRTLARRREDYVGEWLPEPLLTAPDVADDVELAESVSMAMLTVLETLGHAERAVFVLREVFDMPYDEIAEAVGKTPAAVRQIALRARNHVAARRPRQDVGRGEQQAVVDRFLGAVRTGDIQGLLDALAPDVVMLADGGGVAQAIRKPLTGAEPVARLLANFALLAPTATISPTWLNGAPAALIDADGELTAVSLVVEQGRITRILAVRNPAKLTALDQEWPLTRTEASTTPAEPGDSAP; encoded by the coding sequence ATGACCTCTCGGGACGCCGATCCCTTCGTCACCCACCGCAACCTGCTCTTCACCGTCGCCTACGAGATGCTCGGCTCCGCGGCCGACGCCGAGGACGTCGTGCAGGAGACCTGGCTGCGGTGGGCCGACGTCGACCGGACCGAGGTGCGCGACGCCCGCGCGTACCTGGTCCGGATCGTCACCCGGCAGTCGCTCAACCGGCTGCGCACGCTGGCCCGCCGGCGCGAGGACTACGTCGGCGAGTGGCTGCCCGAGCCGCTGCTCACCGCCCCCGACGTCGCCGACGACGTCGAGCTCGCCGAGAGCGTGTCGATGGCGATGCTCACCGTGCTCGAGACGCTCGGGCACGCCGAGCGGGCGGTGTTCGTGCTGCGCGAGGTCTTCGACATGCCGTACGACGAGATCGCCGAGGCGGTGGGCAAGACGCCCGCCGCCGTACGCCAGATCGCGCTGCGCGCCCGCAACCACGTCGCCGCCCGCCGCCCCCGCCAGGACGTCGGGCGCGGCGAGCAGCAGGCCGTCGTCGACCGCTTCCTCGGCGCGGTGCGGACCGGCGACATCCAGGGGCTGCTCGACGCGCTCGCACCCGACGTGGTCATGCTCGCCGACGGCGGCGGGGTCGCCCAGGCGATCCGCAAGCCGCTGACCGGGGCGGAGCCGGTGGCCCGCCTGCTGGCGAACTTCGCCCTCCTCGCCCCCACCGCGACCATCTCGCCGACCTGGCTCAACGGGGCGCCCGCCGCGCTGATCGACGCCGACGGCGAGCTCACCGCGGTGAGCCTGGTCGTCGAGCAGGGCCGGATCACCCGGATCCTCGCGGTCCGCAACCCGGCCAAGCTCACCGCGCTCGACCAGGAGTGGCCGCTCACCCGCACCGAGGCGTCCACCACCCCCGCCGAACCCGGGGATTCCGCCCCCTAG
- a CDS encoding carboxymuconolactone decarboxylase family protein has translation MTSTARIPAAPITGLYGALVKKFAGKMFGSVPESIGVLWHHQPALKASMSYGQKLQKWDTCDETLKTYAHMAVASLVGCSWCLDFNYFMAKDKGLDLDKARQVPNWRAATVFSPLERQVLEYAEAASQTPPTVTDEMVEPLLAALGPAGLIELTNVIGFANLTTRSNTALGIESEGFASACGLAPLAERPTVGSPA, from the coding sequence ATGACCAGCACCGCCCGCATCCCCGCCGCCCCGATCACCGGCCTCTACGGCGCCCTCGTCAAGAAGTTCGCCGGCAAGATGTTCGGCAGCGTGCCGGAGTCGATCGGGGTGCTGTGGCACCACCAGCCGGCTCTCAAGGCGAGCATGTCCTACGGCCAGAAGCTGCAGAAGTGGGACACCTGCGACGAGACCCTCAAGACCTACGCGCACATGGCGGTCGCCTCGCTCGTCGGCTGCTCGTGGTGCCTCGACTTCAACTACTTCATGGCCAAGGACAAGGGCCTCGACCTCGACAAGGCGCGCCAGGTCCCGAACTGGCGGGCGGCCACGGTGTTCTCACCGCTGGAGCGCCAGGTCCTGGAGTACGCCGAGGCGGCGAGCCAGACGCCCCCGACGGTGACCGACGAGATGGTCGAGCCGCTCCTCGCCGCGCTCGGGCCGGCCGGGCTGATCGAGCTGACCAACGTGATCGGGTTCGCCAACCTGACCACCCGCTCCAACACCGCGCTCGGCATCGAGTCCGAGGGCTTCGCGTCGGCCTGCGGCCTGGCCCCGCTGGCCGAGCGCCCCACCGTAGGCTCGCCGGCATGA